TGTGCATTATCAAGCAGACAAACTTCTATCAGGAAAAAGGTGGACCAGGGCAAAGAAAATTCGGGAAATGAAGCTGCTGGACTTAGTGGATTACAGAACTCATACATATCACCAGACATATTAGACTAGGGAGAATTTAGAGTCTAATTAGATTCCAGTGAATAAAACAACTGAACCTATTGTTATAGATTTTCAATAGAtcatgttttctttctacttACTTTACTATTATTTGTAGATACTAATAGAATGTTCTATCATACTTTAGATGGAATTCATCACAAGAAAACCATAAAGAGTTGACAGCTCACTTAAGAGTGTTCGAATTAGACAGCTCTTGAGCACTCGGGTTTGCATGTTAAAGGACAAAGCTACAAAATTCAATTCAAGTGGAGGGGGAAAAATATGAGGATCATTCAACAACAATCAGCATCCCCGAGTCCAATCCAGGATCTGGATGAAAAAGATGGAAGACTGATGCTAGGTTGACAGCCTATCTTAAGAAACATATCACAGTGAAATTGATCCAAACTCTAAATAGGAATACTTGGTGGATGAGGATCCATGTAGCAGAACTAGGATAGTCGAGACGAGGCTTGATGCCCACAGCatgtttaaaaattaaaaaaaaaagagcactaCTGACATACTAAGGATAGTAATGCAGGTAATGGTAGGTGAATAAGAAAGAGTGGAGGGAATACTGATATGCATATTTCCCACAGATGATCATAGATGGCATGTCCGCTTCCAAGATCTCAAGGATGTTTTTGAAGGCTTGAACAATCAGCTggagaaacaaaagaaagattGACATGCAGGCTTCATGCCCAAAGGGAGCAAAATGAAGTGAAATCAAGAATATACTCTCATAATGTGGAAGAATATATCCAAATTACCAATCCCAGAATCTCTTACAAATGGGGAGAGAAATAAAACAGCAGATTTGACTGCAAATACATCCGGCGACATTAGTGGTGGAATTGGATATGGAACCAGACCCACAGTGACTACGTCTGTAAAAACTAGCATTTGTAATCAAAACTGCAATTATCGAAGAATCAAGAACAAATCCGTCTATTACCATACGAGGGACATAACAGGCAGTAATTActcctatttatttttttagtttatttGTTAAATGGTTATAAGTGGCTATGCAAACTGAAGTTCATTATTTTATAACTGTGAAAGGATTAATAAACATTACTCGGTATATTAATTGACAATAGAAGAGGAGCAATACTCTACTTCCTGGTCACTTTACTTCTTTTTACACGAGTTTTATTCTTCAAGTGATCAAGTCCTAGAAAAGTATAAAGAATTTTACTTCAAAAAATGACCAATTCTTGACCTCCATGATTATCATACATGGAGGACTATATTGCTTCGCAGTTAGAACATACAGAAAGATTTGTGGAGTAATTACAACAACCATTTACTCTTGAAAATAGCATTGATTTTGTGAAGGTTCTTACAGTTGCATCTATTTTATGCACCAGAATATAATATCCTTAAAAAAGCTCTGTAATAAGAGAAACCATTAAATTAAGAGGAAAAACTAAGTTTTGTTTCAAAAGTCCTTGGCCCTGAATATATTATTATTCCTATATCTATCAAAAAGAACCCAACCAATATCATTCCCACAGCTATTAGTTTTGATAAAAAGCCCTCACAAGTGACAATGCTTGGGTAATCAATGAGCTAAAATCTCATGATCAAATCAGGGTTAACATTGAAATTGTTAGTGACCTAAattattatgttgatattaacTTAACAAGAAGACATAtggattaaaaaattttaaaagaaccatgcatttcagatatattggaAGAGACTAAGAAACTAAATATTAAGTAgataaaaattttaaacaaaCTAATATCAGATCATATGCAACACTGGctcattaaaaaaatagttcACTACTACTAGATCTTACAAAAAAAGGATCCAAAAATGACTAAACATGTTTGCATGCTAGCCTTTCCATGCATATAACCATCACACATGATCAATTAAAGAGAAAAGGAAACTTTCATGAGATGCGGTTAACCAAATCATTTAGTCTATCACACTAATGACTGGGTTGGTTGCATGACAAATAAACTTTCAATAACCAGCCCTAAATTTTCGCTTAATCCTTTTATTTCTCCAAGATCCCCAAGCTGAAAGCAAAAACTCCTCTCTGCACACTTCTGCTGCATACATATAATCAATGTCAATGTTCATATATTTGCCTAATATCAAATTACAAATTAAAATTATACACCTGCTTTAATATAAATGTACAACTTAAAAAACCTAGCACTCATGATACCAAACTATGGTCAGCAATTCACAACTGCATATCCTTTACATATTCTCATGGCAAGACAATCTAAATTACCTTATACAGCAATCCTTTTTTCCTGTAGAATACCATATTTATATTCAATGCATCCCCCTCTAAATGTTGCTtcatgatttttctttgaatgctaCAAGTGATGACTACTTCATTAATCAGAACAGTTACCTCCTCCACTAGTACCAAGTAAATGGTCAGCTTGTTTCCTGTATGCTGCAATGTAGGCTCTGCTCATTACACTCTCTGCTAGTTGGCCACCCTTATCTACTATGTGTCCGAGAGAAGAAGCAAGCCAAGGCTTTCTTACCTTGGACATTAGATTATAAAGCAAGAATTGCAATCATTCTAGTCAAAGACAAACTATCAGCATGTGCTGTGCCATAACAATAGTGCGAGCTAGAGAGCTTGAACTAAAGCTATGATGTGATCAAAGATTTTCCAATAAGAGGAACTAAAATCTCACCTGAGATTATCTTTCAGAGCGCGCAAGAACATCAAGCAGTCCACAACAATTCCACCATCTCGCACGATGCACTACCTGTGGGGCACGTGATACAACCCACAGCCATCCAATCAATCCTCCATCGTTATATGAATCTAACGGAGTAAGAAAGCTTAACAAAATCCCATTTTAATACCTCAGTATTCGGCACCATCTCTGCTGTACCAGTACCTTGGCCGGCTCCCCCACTCGCATGAGGCTGCTCTTCGACTGCATCCTCTTCCGGCAAAGGCACTGCCTTCACTTCAGATTCATGGGATGGAGGAGGATCCGTCACAGCCGATGCCTCTTTCGGAGTCTCAGCCAGGGATGCCTTTTCTCGTTTCACCTCCTTACTCGCGACATCACTCTGTTCGACATGAATAACCAACTCCTTGGCACCCTCGGCGTCGCAGGGCTCTCCCTTCTCAGACCGAACAATCTCGACGCCCAACTCATCTTTTGGTGCGGGAGGACCCTCTTCCGCCGCTGCAGCAGCCATTCCTTGCACCTTAACCTCATTCTCCGAGCTCTCCGTTGCCAGATCAACAGCAACGCATTCAGACCTAGGAACTCCCTCCCCTTCCTCCTCGTTCACCTGAGACAGTGTCGCGAATGGCGTCTTCCCGTCGTCATGGGCCGTCCGATCCTTGCGATCATTACCTGGTCCAAAATCAAAAATGATGTCGATTCAAGAAACATGAAGGGAACGGCAAGCGAGATAAAAGGGTTAAGAAACCAACCCTGGAGTTGAAGGGG
This portion of the Phoenix dactylifera cultivar Barhee BC4 chromosome 11, palm_55x_up_171113_PBpolish2nd_filt_p, whole genome shotgun sequence genome encodes:
- the LOC103709308 gene encoding uncharacterized protein LOC103709308, which encodes MPSGAKKRKAAKRKKEQEEKEKAMGSIPDSPLCPTDDPPPSPPAPLQLQGNDRKDRTAHDDGKTPFATLSQVNEEEGEGVPRSECVAVDLATESSENEVKVQGMAAAAAEEGPPAPKDELGVEIVRSEKGEPCDAEGAKELVIHVEQSDVASKEVKREKASLAETPKEASAVTDPPPSHESEVKAVPLPEEDAVEEQPHASGGAGQGTGTAEMVPNTEVVHRARWWNCCGLLDVLARSER